AGTTCAACAAAAACATCCCATCAAGCTGACCTGTAAACAATGCAAGTGGACCATTCTTCAATTTAAACACACTACAGGAACCCTATGGAGAGGTGCTGATCTGTGGAGCAGCATATTGattatttagaaaaattatattatgtgtgcgtgtgtgtgtgtatatatatatatatatatatatatatatatatatatatatatatatatatatatatatataaatgaactgggtttaaaatgaaatgtacaaaTTCATGCTTTCACATTCAAGAATATTTTGTCCTGCAGTCAGTTGTTTTTCCGTGTGTTTTCCCTTGTTTTTCAATATGTGTGACAGTTTTATTGATCATGAGTATATTAATTTTACCTCCAAAATAattcatttagtttaatattaCTGTCTTCTTGTTTTAGCTTGTGATCCTGCCCAAACTATTAGGCATTGACAGATGAGTATGGTATAAAACATTGTCACAGTCAAGCACTGGTGAACTTTGAATAGCTTACCTTTAACTAGCAAGGTATCGTTTGATATCCCAGTAGTTTTATactatacaatttaaaacaattaaggATGGGATAAAATTGTATTGCTGCTAACAAAAACatcattacaatttacattttcgTGTGAACTATTACTTTTAAGTGTTCTTAGCACATTGTGTACCAAATTGGAACTCAAGGGCCCAATTTTACGCAATGACTGAACACAACAGATGACACACTGACAAAGCGAGAAAATGTTTAACATACGCATCAAACATTTTAGATGAACAGTGTGCTGCATGGGACATCTACCATGCATTCAAACGTTTTTGATTCATTGTACAACACCTTACATGTACAATATAAAATGATCCTTTCAAAAAGATGAGCACTGAAATTCTGGCACAGAGTTGCAGCAGGTTTTTGGAACCAGAGGAGGACGCGAGTGAGGATGAGATGATGGGATCTGATTAGTGTGTTTGAGCTGTTTATGGTGGGCTTAATGGAGTAATCCTTGGCACTTTGTTGTGATCCTCACTCGCCTCCAATAATTCTTCAGACGCTTCTGTGACCCCCTTCTCCTCTTGAGAGTGTCTTGAAGGGCCATCCCGTTTAAAACAGGTGTTACACACCAAATTTTAACCTGGGACTTTGACTCTACCTCCTGACTGGACATAGACATCAAGCTTATGAGATATCTGCCATGCCTACTACTCAGGGCTGAACAAACCAGATGTTGGCATCCTCTTGCCCCACGTCCTCCTCTTCttcgtcctcttcctcctcctcctccaaagGCTCATGGGTCCTGAGGGCAAGCTCACGGAGAAAGTCAGGCTCATGAACAGAGTTCTGGGAGGTGGATTTGAGGCCGATCTTCTTCTTGGTGAGATGGAACTGGTCACGAATGAAGTTGTAAAAGTCATACTCATACTTCATCCTTTGGTAAAGCACCTGCAGGGCCTCTAAAGTGGGCATGTGCTTCTTTACTGTGCCTGTAAGGTTCCCCATCTTCCAAAATTCTGCAGAGAAGTCAGATTTACAAAGCTATGAGCCACAGAAAAAGCTATGGTGTGCAATCCAAGACAGCTAAAAATGCTTcacttatatttgttttaaagttgGTGTGCAAAATGagtttacaaaatatttccagaAAGAGTGTTTAAATTATGTTTCTTTATCCGAATCTCTGCATGctcattcatttgttttcatgtttgcattcacatttatttatttcctttattttcccACAAGATTTCAAAGTAATTGACTAAAACACACCTGGACTCTTGTAGATGTTTAGGACATCACTGAAGTAGTGAGGTAGGAGTCTCTCCAGAAGGAGCAACACGTCCTCCAACTCTTCCAGAATTCCCACCAGTAGGAAGTTCTCTATAACGTTTTGTTTGGCCCTCTCCACAGCCCAAACACCTGGCTCCCTGCGGCAGACCAAAAGAAACAGCCAATTATTTGACAAGAAAACATACAAAGATTTCAGCTTGCTTAActgaaaagatttttaaaaacatttattagtgAGAACAGCACAAGATCTTAAAGGAAAAGTCTTCTGCCATACTTTACTCAACCACATTCATTTTTccaattcatttttaatgtactgctgacaataaataaaatggtagGTCAAAGGAACCAAAACTGCTTGGCTaacaaatttaatttcaaagttccttttaaccattttttttggGAAcctaaatattcttcaaaatatccttgtcttaatatattttgaagaaaatcatacaggtttagaatgacttgagagtgagtaaacagTGACAATTTCGATTCTTTTggaagaactatccctttaggctTGTGAAAGTGCAGGACTGGAAGAAAATCGGCATGCTTTTCTGTTTAACTCTATAAATAAACAATAGAATACAGTAACAATAAGCATGTGTACAAGTTCAGTGAACACcattaaaaaaagagtgattGTTTTTGGTTTGAAAGCATTTCAGCCATCATCAACATTAATGCCCAAAGAGTGATGGGTCATAATTACCTGCACTGAGGGTGTTGTCCACAAAAGTATGGAACGATGTAGAAGAGACGCGGGTTAGAGCACTCTGGGTAGTTCTCCATGATGCAAACATTAATGTCCTGCAGTGGAGAAAAGGGGAAatgagtcagacagacagatccTACTGCCAAAACGAAAGCAGCACAAAGAACACATTTAATCAAAATCATAGACACACTCATTTTCAATGGATTATATGCTTTAATATTGTATAACTGTACCTCCAATCTCTTCAAGTGAACACATGGGGGCACCACTTACACAAGCAGTGAACCACAGTCTTTAGAAAGTCATTATGGTTATCTCTTATAAAGGCTTCCAAAACATGGACTAGGGAACTGATGCATTAACAGAAACAATGTTTTAGCACTTTATCTGATACAAAAGCTTTAATTAAGTCAATCCACCCACACTTAAAATACACAACAGGGGAGGCCTACAAAGACTACAATCCATTAAGTCCACAGAGAAAAACatgaataagaataaaaaatattatttgtttcttaaaaacaatgCAGCCAACAATGCTAATGATCCTTGTTGATAATTAAAAGAACAGATTACATGCTGCAAACAACATGGTCAACACTTCTTGGAAAAGAGGGCAATTTGTCAAGTTAACAGCCTTGTCTTTAACTTGTTCACAAAAGAGGTTAGGTATAGAGCAAATATCCACGAGGCTCTAGACTCCACGCACTTCTTCCCTTTCATGAGCCCCAGGTGGGTGCCTCAGAGCTGGAGGGAATCACGTGCAAGCTGTGGGTCTTGAAGAAAAGAGCGGTCATGCTGGCAGGTAGAAAAACATAGTCCGAgttatttcagcattaatctttCATAGTAGAATGCCCTTAACACATGACGGGTATCAGCTGATATGTGAGCATTATTTCTCTGCCTTTTATTAAGCCCTAATTCAGGAAATGAAAAGGTCCACTAAAGTTGTTACCACACATTTGCTGCTTTTCAATACAACAACTCAAAGAGTTTAGAAATCAACTTGGATAATTAAGATTTCTGATGGTTTCTCCAGTTTTGACGTCCTTTTGAGACTGAAATGGTGGGTGGTTTATACAATTCAACTTCAGACCTGATCATGTTGGGAATTTTGCTCATTTtaagcttgttttatattttgagattttttgAACATAAGTcaactgccatttttttttttttactgtttcctTCCCAAATTCTCTACGGTCACTTTCTAAAATAATTCCTCTGCGTTCCAAATGTTTGAatgctttatttttcttattaaaaccatttaaactgTGGGCTTAATGTGGTCACATATTAAAAGACATTTCacccataaaagaaaaaaaccatTATGAAAAGGTTTTGGCATTTTGGACATTATGTTTTAAGTGTTCAACTAATATcaactaaaataattcaaaacataattcaaaaatgttgaaatatggatatttttctttaaaaaaaaaaatgcatggatcTGCTACAGGAAGCCTTCATTCacccctggagctgtgtgaggtatgttttattatgaatgcaCGCACATTATTTCACGTCTTCTTGACTGTTGACAAAAATCATCTGCTTACCCCCATTGTAAGGCTTGGAGGGggcaggacaatttttaatataactcagattgGAAGTCATATAAACCTAGGATGCCTCGAGGGCGAGTACATCACAggctaatttaaattttggggtaaactaacccttAAATTGTGGTTGTGAACTAGAGCAAAGAGAGTAGATTGCTGTGTTAAACCTGCTTTCGCTGTCCTATGAATGTGTTCATTTGTTGACAATATCAAACTAATGCATTGGCGATTCCTTCAAAGCAGTGGAGCTCCAGGAGGGCCAGTTCCTTTAACAATACTCACTCTGTGTGTATCTGAATAGAGCCGAAAAGCCAAGAGCGCATCAATGTCCTTTCATCCGCATCCCCACTCCGCCCCAACAGAGACACATACAAACTCTGACGGATATGCACTTTGAATGCACACAAGCCATTGCTGAAACACAAACAGGTTATGTTCCATTTGGGTTTCCGCTGACTTTTGGGAATACAAAAAGGGAAAGGATTGAAGTACAGAAAGCCAGATGGCCAAAAAGGGCAAATGTCTGCAGAGAACAAAAGGAACAGAAATGTCATCCTCTAACAGATCACCAATTACATAGCAACTTAGAGAACAACCTACTCAAATCCCTGAAGAGATAATGATGCCTTAAAGCTGTGGCAGACTTTTAACCCAATAATTACAAgaaaaattcaatgaagatgaaGATACTGTTTGGTGGAAGTGGAGAAAAGAGGAGAGTATAAAAAGAaagtcagtctgtgtgtgtatatatatgaaattactTATAAAGTTACAGCAAATGGTTAGTGTGCTTCTGGCTGACGTCCCGAGCAGTAAAAGCGGGCAATCTTTCACACAcagtcctctttctctctctaagaGGACCCACTTCAGCTCAGGTGACACACTTATTTTGCCTTGTGTTCTTTATTCAGTCCCAAGGTGGCCATTTCACTAAGCACCTAGGAACACAGTCATCGCAATTTACCCCTAAACTACCTCCAGATGGATGTCACCAAGCAACATGCTCTTTTCCTGATGTGAAACAAAGCATTTTTGTGTATTCTGTCTAGAAAAAGCTACAAAAAGAAAAATGCGAACAATAAATAATgggtattttatatattttttgactgACCACTATTTGAGCAAAGCAGAAGTGAGATGAGACATTTGGAGACCAGATTAAATGATAGAATACAACAGGAGACAAGAAGTCAGTCAGCCACAGAACTGAGAACCTGGATGAGTTCCACTAATAGGGGCAATTtcctgcgcgcacacacacacacactcacacggtATGGCTTTAAAGTCATTATTAAACATGGGCAGTACAGTCTTACAGCTTTGAAGGTCTGCCAGCATACCTCACACAAAAAGCGGGTGCAAGGACACATCAGACTGATCtaaagtgaccgtaaagacaattataatgttgcaaaagatttccatttctatacatgctgctcttttgaactttctattcttcaaagaatcctgaatacaATTTCCCCATGGTTCCCACAAAactattaggcagcacaactgttttcaacaatgaagataataagaaatgtttcttgagcaccaaatgagaaaattagaaagatttctgtGGGATCATGTGACTGtagttatggctgctgaaaattcatatttaccatagtaggaataaattacattttaaaatacacacaaaatatttttaaatttgaataatatttaaaaatattgctgctTTTACTgcaattttgattaaataaatgcagcctttgtaattaataaatgtagcattaaaggcttattttgaaaagtagtgtTCATTTGCATTTTAAGCAGAAGGCCTGAAATATAAAGGTTTTTAAGATCATGATatcaaatgtattcaaatgtgTCAAATTTCtataaaggtgcatctcaaaaaaatttgaatatcatgtaaaagttctttatttattttttatttaataataataataaaaaaatctagattcattgcacacaaaataaaatatttcaagttttttgttttaaatctgatggttatgacttacagcttaggaattttttttaaatatattttcacaaagaTCAATCAAAATAAGATTAACAAAACAGAAaggttcaagatctccaaagcaggtctaattatgcactcaatacttggttgggacCCCTTTTCcatgaattactgcttcaatgtggTGTggggcatggaggcgatcagcttGTGGTACTGCTGAggcgttattgaagcccaggttgctttgatagcggccttcagctcctctgtattgtttgtcagatgttacttatcttcctcttcacaatacctcacaaattctctgtgaggttcaagtcaggcatgttggctgaccaatcaagcacagtaatatcatggtcaagaaaaaaaacttgca
The window above is part of the Carassius auratus strain Wakin unplaced genomic scaffold, ASM336829v1 scaf_tig00023468, whole genome shotgun sequence genome. Proteins encoded here:
- the LOC113077884 gene encoding uronyl 2-sulfotransferase-like, encoding MRNISTIPQPFLYTRHVHFLNFTRFRIEQPVYINIIRDPINRFLSNYFFRRFGDWRGEQNHLIRTPQMKDDERYLDINVCIMENYPECSNPRLFYIVPYFCGQHPQCREPGVWAVERAKQNVIENFLLVGILEELEDVLLLLERLLPHYFSDVLNIYKSPEFWKMGNLTGTVKKHMPTLEALQVLYQRMKYEYDFYNFIRDQFHLTKKKIGLKSTSQNSVHEPDFLRELALRTHEPLEEEEEEDEEEEDVGQEDANIWFVQP